One segment of Trachemys scripta elegans isolate TJP31775 chromosome 1, CAS_Tse_1.0, whole genome shotgun sequence DNA contains the following:
- the LOC117883608 gene encoding olfactory receptor 51G2-like, with translation MASSATSWDFIGSLTDFXCIESSVLLLMAFDRFIAIRDPLRYASILTLPRIAKMGLVCVLRGVAVILPFPFLLKRFQYCQANVLSHSYCMDQEVMMLACSDISVNSIYGLFITVIILVFDLLLIFLSYVMILKTVLSISSHKEFLRALNTCVAHLCAVLLFNTPEFSLTLIHRFWKGSSPLLPIVLGNVNLLVPPLINPIVYSMKSKHLRSRIIRVFVK, from the exons ATGGCCAGCAGTGCCACCTCTTGGGATTTTATTGGGAGTCTCACAG acttcaaNTGCATTGAATCCTCTGTGCtcttgttgatggcctttgaccgcttcaTTGCAATCCGTGACCCACTGAGATATGCCTCCATCTTAACCCTGCCTAGAATAGCCAAGATGGGACTGGTGTGTGTTCTAAGAGGGGTGGCCGTAATACTCCCATTCCCCTTTCTCCTGAAACGATTCCAATACTGTCAAGCGAATGTCCTCTCCCATTCTTACTGCATGGACCAGGAGGTCATGATGTTGGCTTGTTCAGATATCAGTGTCAACAGTATCTATGGCTTGTTTATTACAGTCATAATTTTGGTGTTCGACTTGCTGCTCATCttcctctcttatgtgatgatcctcaaaacTGTGTTGAGCATCTCATCCCACAAGGAGTTCCTcagggccctgaacacctgcgTCGCCCACCTCTGCGCCGTCCTGCTCTTCAACACACCAGAGTTCAGCTTGACTTTGATACACAGATTCTGGAAGGGCTCTTCTCCCTTGCTTCCAATTGTCCTGGGCAATGTCAACCTGCTGGTTCCTCCTCTGATTAACCCAATCGTGTACAGcatgaaaagcaaacaccttcgttCGAGGATAATCAGGGTGTTCGTGAAGTGA